A section of the Malania oleifera isolate guangnan ecotype guangnan chromosome 2, ASM2987363v1, whole genome shotgun sequence genome encodes:
- the LOC131147701 gene encoding transcription initiation factor IIB-2-like isoform X1, which translates to MGDSFYCADCKRSTEVVFDHSAGDTVCLECGLVLEAHSIDETSEWRTFANESSNNDPARVGGPSNPLLADGGLSTVISNPSGDLLASSLARWQSRNSNSDRSLIQAFKTIATMCDRLGLVATIKDRANEIYKKVEDQKPLRGRNHDAILAACIYIACRQEDKPRTVKEICSIANGATKKEIGRAREYIVKQLGMEMGQSIEMGTIHATDFLRRFCYNLGMTNQAVKAAHEAVQKSEELHIRRSPISVAAAVIYIITQLSEEKRPLKDISVATAVAEGTIKNSYKDLYPYAARLVPGWFAKEEDLKNSAAPR; encoded by the exons ATGGGGGACTCCTTCTACTGTGCGGACTGCAAGCGCAGCACGGAGGTGGTGTTCGACCACTCCGCCGGCGACACCGTCTGCTTGGAGTGCGGCCTCGTCCTCGAGGCCCACTCCATCGACGAGACCTCCGAGTGGCGCACATTCGCCAACGAGTCCAGTAACAACGATCCCGCCCGCGTCGGGGGCCCCTCCAACCCTCTCCTAGCCGACGGCGGCCTCTCCACCGTCATCTCCAACCCCTCCGGCGACTTGCTCGCCTCCTCCCTCGCCCGCTGGCAGAGTCGTAACTCCAACTCTGACAGGTCCCTCATCCAGGCTTTCAAGACCATTGCTACCATGTGTGATAG GTTGGGGCTGGTTGCAACCATAAAG GATCGAGCCAATGAAATATATAAGAAAGTAGAAGATCAAAAACCACTTAGGGGTCGAAATCATGATGCAATATTGGCTGCTTGCATCTATATTGCTTGTCGACAGGAGGACAAACCTCGCACTGTTAAAG AAATTTGTTCCATTGCCAATGGAGCAACAAAGAAGGAAATTGGCCGTGCTAGAGAGTATATAGTGAAACAACTTGGGATGGAAATGGGCCAATCAATCGAAATGGGAACTATACATGCTACTGACTTTCTG CGACGCTTTTGTTACAATCTTGGCATGACCAATCAAGCAGTTAAGGCAGCCCATGAAGCTGTTCAGAAATCAGAAGAGCTTCATATAAG GAGGAGCCCAATATCAGTGGCAGCTGCTGTTATATACATTATAACCCAACTATCAGAGGAAAAGAGACCTCTTAAAG ATATTTCAGTGGCTACTGCAGTGGCTGAAGGGACCATAAAAAATTCTTACAAGGACCTTTATCCCTATGCTGCAAGGCTAGTACCAGGCTGGTTTGCCAAGGAAGAAGACCTCAAGAACTCTGCAGCCCCTAGATAA
- the LOC131147701 gene encoding transcription initiation factor IIB-2-like isoform X2 encodes MGDSFYCADCKRSTEVVFDHSAGDTVCLECGLVLEAHSIDETSEWRTFANESSNNDPARVGGPSNPLLADGGLSTVISNPSGDLLASSLARWQSRNSNSDRLGLVATIKDRANEIYKKVEDQKPLRGRNHDAILAACIYIACRQEDKPRTVKEICSIANGATKKEIGRAREYIVKQLGMEMGQSIEMGTIHATDFLRRFCYNLGMTNQAVKAAHEAVQKSEELHIRRSPISVAAAVIYIITQLSEEKRPLKDISVATAVAEGTIKNSYKDLYPYAARLVPGWFAKEEDLKNSAAPR; translated from the exons ATGGGGGACTCCTTCTACTGTGCGGACTGCAAGCGCAGCACGGAGGTGGTGTTCGACCACTCCGCCGGCGACACCGTCTGCTTGGAGTGCGGCCTCGTCCTCGAGGCCCACTCCATCGACGAGACCTCCGAGTGGCGCACATTCGCCAACGAGTCCAGTAACAACGATCCCGCCCGCGTCGGGGGCCCCTCCAACCCTCTCCTAGCCGACGGCGGCCTCTCCACCGTCATCTCCAACCCCTCCGGCGACTTGCTCGCCTCCTCCCTCGCCCGCTGGCAGAGTCGTAACTCCAACTCTGACAG GTTGGGGCTGGTTGCAACCATAAAG GATCGAGCCAATGAAATATATAAGAAAGTAGAAGATCAAAAACCACTTAGGGGTCGAAATCATGATGCAATATTGGCTGCTTGCATCTATATTGCTTGTCGACAGGAGGACAAACCTCGCACTGTTAAAG AAATTTGTTCCATTGCCAATGGAGCAACAAAGAAGGAAATTGGCCGTGCTAGAGAGTATATAGTGAAACAACTTGGGATGGAAATGGGCCAATCAATCGAAATGGGAACTATACATGCTACTGACTTTCTG CGACGCTTTTGTTACAATCTTGGCATGACCAATCAAGCAGTTAAGGCAGCCCATGAAGCTGTTCAGAAATCAGAAGAGCTTCATATAAG GAGGAGCCCAATATCAGTGGCAGCTGCTGTTATATACATTATAACCCAACTATCAGAGGAAAAGAGACCTCTTAAAG ATATTTCAGTGGCTACTGCAGTGGCTGAAGGGACCATAAAAAATTCTTACAAGGACCTTTATCCCTATGCTGCAAGGCTAGTACCAGGCTGGTTTGCCAAGGAAGAAGACCTCAAGAACTCTGCAGCCCCTAGATAA